The following nucleotide sequence is from Oenanthe melanoleuca isolate GR-GAL-2019-014 chromosome 5, OMel1.0, whole genome shotgun sequence.
ACATCTAAGTTACAtggctgcagtgtgagctgtcCATTTCTGACTGGATTTAGGGGTATCAGTGCAGTTCCCATCCTAGTTCTCCCAAGTAGGATACACTGGTGCATCATGACACTGCCTTGGCAAAGGAATGGTGGCAGCCTGGCATTATGGAATTCTATGCATAGCTTGTGCTGGCTTTGCTTAATATTTTAGCCCCAGCTAAAATAGCAGCTTTGGTATAATGCTTGCAAAGTAAGGTAGAAGAGATGCAAAACTGTTAGTGCTATAAGCTTAGACATTGCCTTCTATAGCATGCTATGTGCTGTGTATTGGATATTCAGCTTATTTAAGCTACCCCTTCACCCTACCTTTGCTGAGTCCCACTTTTCATCCAGTCCTTGTGCATCACACTGGGATGTTTTGATTAGTGGGTTTTGGATGTGGTGACTGTTAGCAGTGTGCACAGTCTGTGGATGATGGCACCTGCAGCCTTCATTACCATCAGGCAATACTGGTGTGTCTACATGTGGAGTGGTCTTGTGGCCACTGGGTATCAGTCAATAGGAAATAGGCAGTTCAGTCTGATACCTCAAATTTCAGAAACTCAGGCCAAATGTGTATGAAGGCACTGGGGACCTTTTCTTCTCTATTCATGCTACAAAGTAACTTCACAGGGCTTTTCATCACCCAGATTTTTCTTGAAGGAGTTAGTTTGTGTTCTTGGATGTAGGCATGCCATAGGCTATTTACACAGGCTTTGCAACATACATCCACAAATAATTTGATTATGGGTTTCTAGCCCATAGGGTTATAGGGTATAGGTCtccctctctgtgctcccaCAAGGTGGAGGTAGAGGCTGTAGCAGCAGCACACCTGGTTCCAGTGAGGTTGTGGTGCTGGTGGCCTGTGACCAGGTGGCTGCCACATTGCCCTGCCAGGGGTGGGGCTGCAGTGTGCTCACCCCGACCTCCTGCCCCAACCCACACCTGCTGGCTCTGATCTGGGTTTCTCTGTCTTGTTGTAGCTGgatgaggaagaagagaggaggaaaaggcgccgagagaaaaacaaagtagcAGCAGCACGATGTCGTAACAAGAAGAAGGAGAGGACGGAGTTCCTGCAGCGGGTGGGTGCCCCAATCTGTCccaaggcacagcagggacctCCCTAGAACAGTGCTCCAGCTGAGGGCAACATTGCCTCCTGAACTGTCCCTCTGCTACCCCTTGCTCCAGTGCCTTTCTCTGGGAACATACAGCCCCTGCTTTTCGTGAGGCTGTGAAGGTGGTGGCCATGTCCATGCTCAGGCAGAGCTTACCCCTGGTGCCAGGGCGAGTGGGCTGGAGGCTGGCCCCGGGCTTGTGGTGAGAGAGGGATGATAATGTCTCTGCCTCAGTGCTGGAGCAGAAATACCTATATGAGTGTTGCACAGGATGGGCTGGCACTGTGCTGGCCCCTTGACCGAAGTCCTAAAGATTTTCCCGCTCAGAGGCTAGATGCCCATTCCACCCCTACCCCCAAGGCAGAAAAACTGTCACAGCaccttgctgcttttctgcaaaCAGTGGGGAGACATGGGTAGGTGAGACAAGGAGTCATTTCACAAGGACATGCCCTTACAGATGGGCTGGGTGAAGACTTACATGTGGGTTTGTTCCCAAACGCCAGGCCACAAaaagcagccaggcagaggTTTTGCTGGGGTGCAGCAGAGACTTGTCCCAGGTAGTGGCTGTGTATTTCTGTGTAATGGCACTAAGTAGCacaaggcagcagggctggggatgaaATGCCTGGAGGGAGGTGATGCCTTGGCAGGTCTTCAGTCTGCTCCCCTGCTACAGGGGCTGAgggacagcactgagcagaggtGGCATGTTGGCCAAATTGTGTCTTGTATCTTGTCCTGCTAGATAAAGTCACATGCGGTTGTGTTCCTGTCCTGCTAGGAGTCTGAGCGTCTAGAGCTCATGAATGCTGAGCTGAAGGCCCAGATAGAGGAGCTGAaacaggagaggcagcagctcatCCTGATGCTGAACCGGCACCGTCCCACCTGCATCGTGCGGACAGACAGCATCAAGACGCCCGAGAGCGAAGCCAAccccctgctggagcagctaGAGAAGAAGTGAGGGTGGCACAGCgccaggaggaggagacagTGGCACAGGGTCTTCCAGGGTTTTTAATGTATGTACTGTATGAAGAACTGTGCACCCAGGCCTGGTGCAGCCAGGACCCAGTGGGCTTCCTTGGGAGCTGTGGACCAAACATGGGAACGGAGAAGATCAGGAACCTGCCAACCCATGTACTCTGAGGCTGGACCTGCGAGCAGAGCTGGTGGTGCAGTGATCCCTCATCACAGCCCTTcagcctgctctgagccctgggaCCCACAAAGCCACAGCGTGTCCTGCGAGGACCACACAGCCCGTGGGTagcaggggctgcaggctgaGGCGTGGCATCTGTGCAGTGCCCACCAGCACCCTGCCCAGAGGCTGCCACTGCTCCCGGCACACGCTCCAGAGGGAAACCCAAACCTAAGAACCACAAACACTTGATGCAGCCCCATCTGGTGGACAGGCCTGTTGGGGCTCGGTGGCGCAGGCGCCCCCCACAAGCACACTCAGTATAATGTTTACAGCCCAGCTGTCCGTGTCGGCCGTGCTTTTGAATGCacatttttacacttttttaaagtattttttacaaAGTTTTTATACAGTGATCTCTATATGGATTTATATAATCACTAGATGTGATCCCATAGAAATGTATGTTATAATGGTCTGTTTGTTACAAACACATATGCCACAGTTATCTCCATTGTGTTACTTGTCTGGTAGCatccagctcctttcctggcCTGCTGGGAAGGGGGTCCAAGCTGCCTTCTGCAGTGGTGTCGCTACCCTCTCCATCCATGTATGTCCTTCATAATACTCAGTTCTGTATCTCTCAGTAAATGTTACCTTTGCGTATGCTGTCCTCCTGTAGCTCTGTTTGGATCAGCactgtggcagggctggacaggCCAGGTGTGCTCCTGTCTGAGTGGCACAGTGGAGGAGATCCCAGAGCTGGTTTTGGTGCTTGTGTTAGCAGCTGTGGGCCAGGAGAATTCACCCTAGAAAGCTGGGAACCATAGAGGCAGCTCTGATTATTGTCAAGAAAGAAGTAGCTCAATGCTGCACCAAAGACAATAGGAAGGCATGGCTTGCCActtggaaaggcagagggagaCCATGTCATCCTTAACTGGTCCTTTTGTGTTTCAGTCTCAAATACAGCAGTTTTAACTCATTTCAGGGATGAGAAAGAAATAGGGGAGCTATCACAATGTCCTTGTGCTGGTGATCCATTCATGTGCCTTTGTGCTTCCTTCTGCCCAGACTGGAGTTCATGGCTCAGATCTGACCTATTCCTCATCTGCTGCAAGGAGCCAATGTccattctttgaaaaacatGATACATCTGCCTTTCATTAAGCTCTGCTGAAAGGATGCATGTGCTGGGCCtccttatcttttttttttctctctgcaaagTGCACATGGTAATAAATTCCCTCTTTGGTCAGCGGGAGCTCCCTGTGGATACCAGATGATCCAGGCATCTTATCCACAGGCATCTTGTACTTTTTGCTCACCTGGAGAGCCTGTGTGCTCATCTCCACTCAGGAGGCTCTCACTCATCTACTacacagcttccagcagcactggcagtgctgtgggtgcaggTGCTGGCCTTTCTCTGGCAAATGGCCACATTGCAGTAAAAATTTCTTCCATGAAAACAGCTGGCttggaagagaaataaaaggtgCCCTTTGAAACCCAGCATGCTAGAAGCAGCTAGCAAAGGTAGCACCAGTGGAGTGATGTATCTACATCAGTTTAATGCTCAGCTATGCCAGCCAAGGCTTGGGCAGGAGCTGAATCCTAGTACTGCCCAGGGGTTGCAATGAGATtgtctttaaggtccttcctAACCCCATCCACTCTCTGATTTTGTCACCCAAACAACCTTCTGCTATATTCCAGTTGGTACCAAGGTGTTTGACACTTGAAGTTTAGgacatttctttttcaggtgACTTGGTTAGGCTGTAGCACAGTAAAATTAAAGCAGAGGGTTTGGGCCTCTTCCCCTTTATGCCACAGCCTGTGAGTGTTGGGAAAAGGTTCCATTTCTGTGAAGTGTGCTATACTGCAAAGCCCTCCTGGTTCCTGTAGGAGACAGGTTATTTAATATTCTTGACTCTGGTAGCATCTGTCCTCTCAACACCCAACTCCCACCTCCtcagaattaaaaattttgcTGTGGGACAGATGCTCCATTGAACATTGTGCATTACAGTGACATGGCATGGGTGGGAACAGAGGGCACatgccaggcacagcctgtgtTGCCATGTCCAGAACATGCTCCCAAACCTAAAATGCCATGGTTCTATCTGTGGCAGTGTCCTTATACTTAGATGCCCTTCATGCACAGACTGCTAATGTGGATTTGCTTGGAAAAGTCAAGTGACGCTTCTCAAAGGCCAGGCAGCCTCCTCCTGGCCAACCCACACCACCCCATCCTGAGTTTGGAGCACTGTAGACCACTactggagcagagctgaagggATCTCGTACTTCTGGGACAGGGCTTGGTGCCGGTGGTGCTGGAGCTGGTAGCCTGGTAGTTGCGGGACTGTTGCCAGCTCCGCGCTCCGGTCGGGCTGCATCCCTCATCCTGGGGGGCGCACACGCACGCACTGGTTCCCTCCCGCGGATAGCTGTAGCTGGTTGTAGCCGCAGTTGCTGGCCCTGGGTGCAGGAGCCCTGAGGACGCAGTCGCTGCTGACACCCAGCTCTAGTCTCGCTCACCGCTCCAGCCCGAGGCTCTCCCGTGCTCACCCAAACCCGCACACGAGGCGTCTGGAGACAGGCGCGCAGGGGCCCGTCGGCGGGCGGGATGCGGCAGTGCCGGGGCACCGGGCAGGTGCGGTCCCGTTCCCGGAGCCCCCGTGCCGGCTGCTCTCGTGGCCTCGCTCCTCTCACTGCCCGCAagcgctgccgccgccggccccgccgctccccgtgCGCGGACAGAGCCTTGCCGGGACCGTGCGCGGCCGGAGCCGCCGtgcgctcggcggggccggggctgccggcAGGAGGCGCCGCGCGGccgcgggagcggcggggccgggctgggccgggccggacCGTGCTGCCGGACCGTGCTGCCGGACAGTGCCGCCGGACAGTGCCGGTGCCTGCACCGCTCCCGCTCGGCCGCGGCCCCGGCTCGGGAGAGCGCCTCGAGCCCTGACCGCCCCCGACAGCTCTCGGAGCAGTGGGCAGcgggctggagcacctctcctatgagaaACGGCAGCGAGAGCTGGGGCTCTTCAGCcgggagaagaggaggctctgCGGGGACCTCAGAGCACCTTTCCAGTACCTAAAGATCTCTGGGtaagctggagagggacattTCACCAGGACATAAGAGTTATAAGAACCTTTTGAAATGAGGTGTTGaataccccatccctggaagtcttcatggccaggttggatagggcTCAGAGCAACCTGGCCTGGTGGAAGGAGTCCCTGCATGTGGCAGGGGGTTGAAACTAGATGGCCTTTAAAGATCCCATTCAATTCAAACCTTTCTGTCATTCTATGGTTCATGGTGCCAACCCATGCTTCCATCAGATGGTTCTTGTTAAACATATGAGCCCAATTGACAACACTGCTGCTTCCTGGCCATTTCACCTGCAGGCCTCTCTGCTTCTGAGACACCTGAGGTAGCTTGACAAACAGGACCACCAGCAAGAATTTCCAGGGTGCCAGCAAGCCTCCTCCAGGACACGCCCATCTTCTGTTCTGTGATATCCACATTCAGGTCGTAACTCTTGTGCTCCTTCTCATACCCACTTGTAGTTGAGGCCAGAGCTCTCCCCAGAGTGATGTGATACCATATTTTTCCTGAATCCCAGGCAGGTGAGCCACATTACTTTTTCATTGTTTAGATGCTTGTAATAGCTCTCTGGTGTCCTTCACATGCTACTCCTGTTCCCTCTGCAAAGCCACCCTGTCCTCTTCACTCCTAAGGAAAGGCAGGTACCACTTTGACCAAAATCAGCAGGCCTGAGGCAGTGGGGAATAAACCGGTTGGGACTCCAGCTATAGTAGTTTGGTGTGAGTGCTCTATACTGCATGCCCATCTCTCCTTCTTGCTGGACCTCTGACAAGAGTCAGGGCCCATGGACAGCTAGAACTCAGTTTCTCCAGTTGTGTCTTGCCAGCTCCTCGCCCCTCTCTCCTGCAATCAGCTCATCCCAAACAGGTTGAGCAGGCCATCATGCTCCCAAAGCTTCATTGTGgccctcttcctttcctcctcatcctctcccagcccacTGCCCCACCGCCTTGTAGACAAGGTATATGCGCagtcctggggacaggggcatccagcccctccctcccttgGCTTACAGCAGAGGATGCTTAGGGGTCATTACTTTGCAGTTTTCACAGTATTGTTCTCACTTTGTCTATGAAAAATTGCCTCCTCTGCCTTTCTTGTCAGTTGGCTGAGGGCGACTCCATAACACTGTGGGAAGTGGTATTAACTAACCTTTGCCAGTGACCTGtctttcttgtttcattttgagCCAAGGGCAACAGGTATTCATTTGTCTTTGTCCTTATTGGTTCTTCTGCTCAACTTGCTGGAAAACAAGCCCCAGAAATCCCCAGCCTTGATATTTACCAAGAGTCACGGAAACTGCTTTGATTACCATGGATTACAATGGGTGCCGGACTCTGCAAGCATCACCCAGCTCCCCATGGCTTTGCACATATTTTGCTTATCTGTGATCAGTGGTTGCTGGTGATTGAAATGGGAGGGGGGGAGGATGGTGGGAGGCAGGcaagggaagcaaagggaatGGGTCCCTGTGCATCCCATGCTTGCATGGAGGCATCATGcttctgctgggctcagggaactgctctgtgcacagagctgcatgGATCACCTCTCCCTGGTTAGGGGCATGAGTTTCCCCACACCATGCAGCTGGTGGGGTGGCCAGGGTTATCTCCCAGGTGGGTGacagaggcaggcagggcacTACTGTCAGCAGTGTAGCCAGCCCCATGGGCAGGGAGCTTGCTCAGTCATAGCAGCTTAGTCACCAACACTTTCCATATCAGGAAAAGATCCTTCTCTGCATCCAGGAGGTTCTTGCTGGTCAGGGCCACCAGAAAGGGCTGGCACCCAGGACATGATGGCTGGAGTTTGCCTTTTCTCTGCATCTGAATTCCCAGGAGCAGAAGCCTTGGGAGCACCTGTCAGCTCCGGCTGACTGCTCCACTGCAACCGAGTTGCAAttccaggcacagcctgtgaTGCTGTGATGCTTCCCCAAGCTTCAGCACTCCTGACAGCCTCAGTGGCTCTGCCTGCATGCAGCTGGgtctcctgcccagcacaggtaTTTCAGCCCATGCATCACCTGGGGCTCACTTTGGGTGGAAGATGCAGTGTGTGGTTGTGGGATGAGAGAGCTTAATGACGCTGAGCCTTTGATTTTGTCTGTCAGGGTCAGCAGGAGGTTATTCCCAATTAGTTAAAGTTATGGACTAATTTGGTGGTGAAAAACCCTCCTCCAGATGCCTTGCTGCAGAGTTTTCTTGCTGCAgggttttctttggtttggcTATTTAAAGTGGAGTGATCAATTCAAGCAGACTTTGGCCCAGGGATATATTTGGTAGAGCAGTCAGTGGTATGACTGCCTGTGCTGATAATTTCTTTGTGAGCAAAGCCTACCCAGGGACTAGGGAGGGAGCCCCGTTGTACTAGGATGACTTCAATGCTGATTAAGAACACCTGCCAAGGGGTTTATTGAACTTCAGTAGCTTccaagaaggaaggaaggacttTCCTCTCTCCagtc
It contains:
- the JDP2 gene encoding jun dimerization protein 2, with translation MMPGQIPDPSLTAGALPGLGPLTGLPGSALTAEELKCADIRNIGAMISPLQFLEVKLGKRPQPVKSELDEEEERRKRRREKNKVAAARCRNKKKERTEFLQRESERLELMNAELKAQIEELKQERQQLILMLNRHRPTCIVRTDSIKTPESEANPLLEQLEKK